GGTATTCATACAAAGAAATGGACAAGAGATCAAGGTATTACATACTACGTAACCAATACTCCTAACGCCAAGTCTGACGCAGTTAAAATGGTTGAGCGACATGTTGTTATGCCATCTCAGGCGACCGCTTATAAAATTGGTATGTTAAAAATATTAACGTTACGTGAAGGCGCTAAAAAAGCTTTAGGTGACAAATTTGATATAAGAGAATTTCACGAGGTGATTTTACGTAATGGGCCAGTACCATTGAACGTACTGACTCAACTCGTTAATGAGTATATTGAAGAGAAAAAAGCTTAATAGCGACTGACTTCATCAGTAGCTAAAGATAAGTACCTAAAACCGCATTTTTTAATGCGGTTTTTTATTGCCTTTTAGCTATTAAGTTCATGCATTATATAAAGAAAAATCTCTATATTTCAGCAGCTACCACTGAAATTTCCACCAATAAAGCGTCACGAGCCATTTTAGCCGAAACACATGCACGCGCTGGAGCATAACCTTCTGGAACCCAAGCATCCCAAACAGCATTCATGTCAGCAAAGTAGCTCATATCTTTAACATAAATAGTGGCTGATAAAATGTGTTTTCTATCACTGCCTGCTTGCAATAACAATTCATCAACTTTAGCCAACATGGTTTGCGTTTGTTCAGTAATATCCTTACTGGCATCAGCAGCAACTTGGCCACATAAATAAATCGTACCGTTATGCTTAACAATACGACTCATACGCTGTTTTGTTTCTAACCTTTCAATTGACAAAATTACTCCTCCAACATATCAATAAATTTTTGCGATTGTTCTATCGCTGCATTCATATCTTTAATTAACACGGCAACATCTTTTTGAATTGATACTATTTCACCTTGTAACGCACCAACCGCTTTAGCATTCAAATTATGTTTTAAAAATAGGCTATTATCTTTTAAAGCTGATAAAACTGGTGCCATTTTACTTTCCGCTTTATGCATCGACCTAATCAATGTTTTATAACGTCTTTGTGTTTCCTTTAGTTTTGATGCACTTTGTCTTTTAAGGTTAGCACTTGAAATTTCTTCTATTTCATCTTGCCACTCTTCAAATAAGGCTTCAGAAACATCTTCGATTTTTGCGATACGTAAACTAACAAGCTCAGCAGCTTCTTTAGAGTCTTCATACTGTTCTTGAATTTCGTTGTATTGCTCTTCAAGATCGCCACCATCAAAATTAATTAACGCCGTCATTTCAGCCAATGCTGACTTAAATTGCTCTTGCGCTTCTTGTTGCGATTCTTTGGCTTCTCCAACACGATCAACCATGATGTCACGCTTATGAATACCAACCTTTTCCATCGCTGAATAATAAGCGGTTGAACAAGATGCTAATGCCAATACACTAACAATAATGCATAACTTTTGACTAAATTTAATCATAGATTTCCCTAAAGTGATTTTGACCACTTAATCTGAGCGAATATTATGTTAATGGTATATCTATTAGCGTATTCGAGCAAAATAAATTTTTACCCTCTCACATAAATATTTACAAATAATTAACAATAAGTTCACTACCCGTAATCAATCTCAATTTGCTAACTATTGATAAATAACAAAGAAAATAATAAATAAACGCAATAACAATTTAATTTTAAAAAGGCAAAAAAAGGTAATAAAACAACAAAACATAATAACAAATCATAAAAAAACGACAAAACTTGCATTACAACAGTAAATAACGTAATAATATTACACAAAGTTAACTACAGAGAGATGATGATAATGAAAAATCAAAACAATTTAAAAGATACACAATCAGTAGAAGCAACAACTTTTGATTATGATAATAGCGATTTACCTCGTGATTTTGACATAAGAATAGAAGTAGCTGAACAACGTGAAGTTTTAGAAAGTCTGTAATATTGACAGCTTACCTTTTAATATTTGGGTGAAAAATACCATAAATATTAGAATGCTGTTACAAAATGAAGGTGTTATGTAAATAAGTGCCTAATCAACCAGATACCTAATCAATTAAGTGCTTAGGTTATAAAATGGCAGTTAATCATGTTTACTCACACCTCATTACAGGCCTACTTAATACTAAAAGCCTCTTAATAAAACGCTTAAAGTAAATCAACTTTATACGTTTATAATCAATTTACTGCCTTAAAATCGGGATTACGGGTTATTTAAATTTCCTAACCGCAAGCGTAACGAGGCTATTTTTTAAAATAATCCCAAGTAACCTTACTCACATCTGCAATTAATTTTTTATTAACCGCACTTTTTTCTGTGGAGTTACTAACTAAAACACTGATATAAAAATGTGTGCCGTCCGGCAAAAAAACTATACCAATATCATTTTCAGCCCCCGTTAATCCCAATTTATTTCTACCAGAACTACCCGTTTTATGCGCAACAATCGTACCTTTAGGTAATAGACCTTTAATTTTATCTTTACCAGTACCCGAGATTTTCATGGTATCCCATAAGAATTGATGACTGTTCTGAGAGAGTAAATGTTCTTTATTCTCATAAAATAATTTTAATACAGCAATAGCAGCATTAGCGGTTGTCCAATTCTCATACATTCGATCCCAAACTAATTGTTGTGTTATTTCATCATATTCAATAGCAACATCCATTATGCCCTGTTTATGTAAATAGGCTTCTACAACCTTCGTACCACCAACAATGTTAAATAATATATCGCAACCTACGTTGTCACTATAAGCGACTGTATACTTCAATACTTCCGCTAAGGATAAGTTTGCGCCATCGGGATACTCTTTACGAATTGGACTCCACAAATTGTTATCTAAATCTTTTGGGCTAATACTGATTCTATCCGACAAGCTCAAATTATTTTTATCAACTTGATCTAACACAGCTAAAGCAAGCTGATATTTGAAAACACTCTGCATTGGTAGCTTCTTATTACCATTTATTGAGATATATTCACTGCCATCCCCTGCCAAAATAGCCACACCAACGGTTGCGTTTTTACCTTCTAGTAATGAATTTATTTGTTGTTTCAAAGACTCACTTTGCTTGCTATATGAGTGAAACGAACATGAAAAAGCGATGATGATAAAAAGTAGTTTATAATTCATAGATTATCTTACGTGCTAATATTTATATTTAAAGAATGCGTGAACAGCTATAAGTATGCAAATTTTTAAAGTGATCTATTCTGCTTTTAGCGCTAACACCATTAATTGTGCATCATCACCGTAACTTGGGCAAACCATCTTGCTAGGTGTATAAACAAAGCCAAACTTACCCCAAAACATATTAGAACTTTGTACTGAAACAAGTAGTATTTTTGAAAAGCCTTGATGTTTGGCGTAAGTGATTAAGTTTTCCACCAATTTTTTAGCAATCTTTTTCCCTTTTGCTGCGTTAGCCAAAGCCAAGTCATGAAGATACAAAGTTGAGCTGTTAATGGCTCGCGTTTTTTCATGTAACTTAGGTGGTGCCTCATTTCCCCATGGATGAGCAAGCAAATAACCTACTATTTTATTTTCATCATCTACATACACTGCACATGTTGCAGGCGAAGCAAGCCATTTACTTTTTAGAATACTGACCGCTTCGGGCACAATATCAGTGTATGCCTCCGCCTGAATTTTCATGATCTCATCCCAGGAGTTTTCGGTTATCGCACTAATTGACATCATCATAAATTCCTTGCACATACATCCCGATAAAGACTAATAACTGCTTGCGACTATGTGTAACTAACCGAAACAGCGTAAATTGTGTTGTTGTCTAACCGTTTGAGCTTAGCCTCGTATGACTAGCTTAATTGGCTATCATTACTTTAGTCTACGCAAAAGTGACATAGAAAAAATATACTGTAATAACAGCGCTCATAAATATCACAAACCACCTGATATATTGTTGATTTAATTTCATGGAAATATGAGCAGAATAATATCCACCTAATAAAGTGCCAACAAGAACAATGCTCCCCTCTACCCATGCAATAGAATCGCTTAAAATAAATAATAGTATTGCAGCAAGCGATACTGCAGAAGAAACAACTAACTTTAATCCATTCATCACATTGATATTTTTATGACCAGATAAAGTCAAATAACTCAATATAACAATACCTAACCCGGCATTAAAAAATCCGCCATAGACGCAAACACTCAGTAATGATAAAGAGAGAAAAATAGATTTAAACTGTAATGCATATTTATTTTTTTCTGAGTAAGACTGCAATAATGTATTAGCTCTCCCACCAAATATAAATAACAAGGTTGCAAATAAAAGTAACCAAGGAATGACCTTTTCAAATGATGCTTCAGGGGTTTTTAACAATAAAAATGCACCAAGAGATCCCCCTAATAGGCTAAATAAAATCGTGAGCAACATTTCTTTTTTGTGCTCTTTTAATTTGTGCCTAAAAGCATAAGCTCCACTAAAATATCCGGCACACGAAGAAAAGGTATTAGTAGCATTAGCCATAAGTGGTGGCACGCCAACAAAAACGAGAGCAGGAAAGGTAATAAAACTTCCCCCACCCGCAATAGAGTTTAAAACCCCACCAATCAACCCCGCCATAAAAAGAAAAATAACATCAATCAACAAAGTTGTACTCCAGGTTTATTTAAAGCCGAATACCTCATTAAGAGGACGAGAATAGTAAATTAAATATCTAACAAAGCGAAACTTACTAACCCACTACTTGGGCTTGGTTTTGAATAAGTGAAAACAATAAAGCTATTGTACTCTAAAGTTGAAGGTATAATTCAGGGTAATAGTATTACTATGAAACAAGAATATCTGTTGTATAAGTAATATCAATCTTTGGTTGTGGCATCTAAACATGGCAATATTTATTTAAAGCATCTTCAATTGCCGTTTTAAGTGCACTTTCAGTCACATCATTGCCTTTAACCGAGAAATGTAAATTCACCGATTTATACACTCTAGGTTCGCTTTTTATTAGTTCAGATGTCAAATAGAGCTTTAGAAAGCCTAACAATTAACAGAGCAAAGCTTACGCATTATTCTACTGATGTTATTTTTAACAAATAACATAACACTTTGCCATTCAAAGATTTGACTAAATTAAGTAGCAATTTATATATCTTAAAAACGAACTTTTGGTTTATTTTCTTATATATAATAGAAACTTAACTTACTTGCACAGCATACAAAACTATTT
The sequence above is a segment of the Colwellia sp. 20A7 genome. Coding sequences within it:
- a CDS encoding RidA family protein → MSIERLETKQRMSRIVKHNGTIYLCGQVAADASKDITEQTQTMLAKVDELLLQAGSDRKHILSATIYVKDMSYFADMNAVWDAWVPEGYAPARACVSAKMARDALLVEISVVAAEI
- a CDS encoding DUF2959 domain-containing protein → MIKFSQKLCIIVSVLALASCSTAYYSAMEKVGIHKRDIMVDRVGEAKESQQEAQEQFKSALAEMTALINFDGGDLEEQYNEIQEQYEDSKEAAELVSLRIAKIEDVSEALFEEWQDEIEEISSANLKRQSASKLKETQRRYKTLIRSMHKAESKMAPVLSALKDNSLFLKHNLNAKAVGALQGEIVSIQKDVAVLIKDMNAAIEQSQKFIDMLEE
- the bla gene encoding class A beta-lactamase, subclass A2, translated to MNYKLLFIIIAFSCSFHSYSKQSESLKQQINSLLEGKNATVGVAILAGDGSEYISINGNKKLPMQSVFKYQLALAVLDQVDKNNLSLSDRISISPKDLDNNLWSPIRKEYPDGANLSLAEVLKYTVAYSDNVGCDILFNIVGGTKVVEAYLHKQGIMDVAIEYDEITQQLVWDRMYENWTTANAAIAVLKLFYENKEHLLSQNSHQFLWDTMKISGTGKDKIKGLLPKGTIVAHKTGSSGRNKLGLTGAENDIGIVFLPDGTHFYISVLVSNSTEKSAVNKKLIADVSKVTWDYFKK
- a CDS encoding GNAT family N-acetyltransferase, which translates into the protein MMSISAITENSWDEIMKIQAEAYTDIVPEAVSILKSKWLASPATCAVYVDDENKIVGYLLAHPWGNEAPPKLHEKTRAINSSTLYLHDLALANAAKGKKIAKKLVENLITYAKHQGFSKILLVSVQSSNMFWGKFGFVYTPSKMVCPSYGDDAQLMVLALKAE
- a CDS encoding sulfite exporter TauE/SafE family protein; the protein is MLIDVIFLFMAGLIGGVLNSIAGGGSFITFPALVFVGVPPLMANATNTFSSCAGYFSGAYAFRHKLKEHKKEMLLTILFSLLGGSLGAFLLLKTPEASFEKVIPWLLLFATLLFIFGGRANTLLQSYSEKNKYALQFKSIFLSLSLLSVCVYGGFFNAGLGIVILSYLTLSGHKNINVMNGLKLVVSSAVSLAAILLFILSDSIAWVEGSIVLVGTLLGGYYSAHISMKLNQQYIRWFVIFMSAVITVYFFYVTFA